A window of the Falco rusticolus isolate bFalRus1 chromosome 1, bFalRus1.pri, whole genome shotgun sequence genome harbors these coding sequences:
- the CHRNA9 gene encoding neuronal acetylcholine receptor subunit alpha-9 codes for MKRNILSSFYISLWLLFTAVILQAVESAKGKYAHLLFNELFEHYSNALIPVEDTDKVLNVTLQITLSQIKDMDERNQILSAYLWIRQSWYDAYLKWDKDKYDGLDSIRIPSNLVWRPDIVLYNKADDDFSEPVNTNVVLRYDGKITWDAPAITKSSCVVDVSYFPFDSQQCNLTFGSWTYNGNQVDIINSLDSGDLSDFVEDVEWEINGMPAVKNVITYGCCSEPYPDVTFTLILKRKSSFYIFNLLLPCILISFLAPLGFYLPADSGEKVSLGVTVLLALTVFQLMVAEIMPPSENVPLIGKYYIATMTMITASTALTIIIMNLHHCGSEAKPVPQWARVVILDYMSKIFFVYDVGENCTSPKREKEDENKLEEGDRCQRRHKEVRSHLSNRNDECDLKEKLNGNLNKSYGVPGENAREAVNCCSCYKMLIKNIEYIANCVRDHKANRAKGIEWKKVAKVMDRFFMWIFFIMVFFMSVLIIGKAA; via the exons atgaagagaaacatCCTGTCCTCTTTTTACATCTCTCTGTGGTTGCTGTTTACAGCGGTGATACTACAAG CTGTTGAATCAGCCAAAGGAAAATATGCTCACCTGCTGTTTAATGAACTGTTTGAACACTACTCAAATGCTCTAATACCAGTGGAAGACACAGATAAAGTACTGAATGTCACCCTTCAGATCACGTTGTCCCAAATTAAAGACATG GATGAAAGGAACCAAATTTTGTCAGCTTACTTATGGATTCGACAAAGCTGGTATGATGCATACCTCAAATGGGACAAAGATAAATATGATGGGTTGGATTCTATCAGGATTCCAAGCAATTTGGTTTGGAGACCAGATATTGTCCTATATAACAA gGCTGATGATGACTTTTCAGAACCAGTGAATACTAATGTTGTGTTGAGATATGATGGAAAAATCACTTGGGATGCACCTGCTATCACAAAGAGCTCTTGTGTAGTGGATGtatcttattttccttttgacagCCAGCAATGCAACCTTACATTTGGGTCCTGGACCTATAATGGTAATCAGGTAGACATCATCAATTCTCTTGACAGCGGTGACCTCTCTGACTTCGTAGAAGATGTGGAATGGGAGATTAATGGTATGCCAGCAGTTAAGAACGTCATCACTTatggctgctgctctgagccTTATCCGGATGTGACCTTCACactgattttgaaaaggaagtCATCTTTCTACATATTTAATCTGTTGCTTCCTTGCATTTTGATCTCTTTCCTGGCCCCACTGGGATTCTATCTCCCTGCAGACTCTGGGGAAAAAGTGTCTCTGGGCGTTACGGTTCTTCTTGCTCTGACTGTGTTCCAGCTGATGGTTGCAGAAATCATGCCTCCCTCTGAAAATGTACCTCTGATAG GAAAGTATTACATAGCAACTATGACGATGATCACAGCTTCCACTGCATTGACGATCATTATAATGAATCTCCATCACTGTGGCTCAGAAGCAAAACCTGTTCCACAATGGGCCAGGGTGGTTATTTTGGACTACATGTCAAAAATCTTCTTTGTTTATGATGTGGGTGAAAATTGCACAAGTCcgaaaagagaaaaggaagatgaaaataagTTAGAGGAGGGTGATAGGTGTCAGAGGAGGCACAAAGAGGTGAGGAGTCACCTTTCTAATAGGAATGATGAGTGTGATCTCAAGGAGAAGCTCAATGGAAATTTGAATAAAAGCTATGGAGTTCCTGGTGAAAATGCTAGGGAGGCTGTTAATTGCTGTTCCTGTTACAAAATGCTGATTAAAAATATTGAGTATATTGCTAATTGTGTTCGAGACCATAAAGCAAACCGGGCCAAAGGAATTGAGTGGAAAAAGGTCGCAAAAGTGATGGACAGGTTTTTCATGTGGATTTTCTTTATCATGGTGTTTTTTATGAGTGTGCTGATCATTGGGAAAGCAGCTTAA
- the LOC119153930 gene encoding uncharacterized protein LOC119153930, with product MSRGAPAAAAPFWEMMLLLAREPGMEWLELGLTAQAATCLHRGRGAAWGTEAVAQPRSSWEDGVAVAGREFSCPQKHSLGPWPLKTLSLLESSGDSRLWQAYLEGLKKFLLFRKSMRMPAAWPIPKEQVRDFLAVESHRSSSKTLMYVAALSYLSKLTGNPDPLEDAVTRCMVVGLKCQVGILRDKYLPVTIEVLRSLLGALESVCITPYECLLFRALFTVAFFGALRIGEMVAKHHNVLQPELLYLSDLQLMERRVVFCLCNSPVAQERQLISLGLSGEPWVCPVLALHRYVIVRSQLEGPLFMHSDNTTVTKREFLTILRCALRLLGLCPEQYGVHSFWLGTAATAARCGYPREDVTRLARWPCVMPERS from the exons ATGTCCCGCGGTGCCCCAGCTGCGGCCGCCCCCTTCTGGGAAatgatgctgctgctggcccgGGAGCCGGGTATGGAGTGGCTGGAGCTGGGCCTTACTGCGCAGGCAGCCACCTGCCTGCATCGTGGCCGAGGAGCAGCGTGGGGGACCGAGGCGGTGGCGCAGCCCCGCAGCTCCTGGGAGGACGGCGTGGCGGTGGCTG GAAGGGAGTTTAGTTGTCCTCAGAAACATTCCTTGGGACCTTGGCCGCTGAAGACGTTGTCGTTGTTGGAGAGCTCAGGAGATAGTAGGCTTTGGCAAGCTTACCTGGAAGGACTGAAGAAATTCCTTCTCTTTAGGAAAAGCATGAGAatgcctgcagcctggccaaTTCCAAAGGAGCAAGTTAGAGACTTTTTGGCTGTAGAATCTCATCGTTCATCCTCAAAGACACTCATGTATGTGGCAGCACTGTCTTACTTATCAAAACTGACTGGTAACCCTGATCCTCTGGAAGACGCTGTAACCCGTTGTATGGTGGTAGGGTTGAAATGTCAAGTGGGCATCCTAAGGGATAAATACTTGCCTGTAACAATTGAGGTGTTGCGATCTCTCTTAGGAGCTCTGGAGTCTGTATGCATAACTCCTTATGAATGCTTACTGTTTCGTGCATTATTTACTGTAGCTTTTTTTGGGGCACTTCGGATAGGTGAGATGGTGGCAAAGCACCATAATGTactgcagcctgagctgctgTACCTGAGTGATCTCCAGCTGATGGAGAGGAGAGTGGTGTTTTGCCTGTGTAACTCTCCTGTGGCTCAGGAGAGACAACTCATCAGCCTTGGGCTGTCTGGAGAGCCGTGGGTGTGCCCTGTTCTGGCCCTCCATCGCTACGTGATAGTTCGTTCACAGCTGGAAGGGCCACTCTTTATGCACTCTGATAACACTACTGTAACGAAGAGGGAGTTCCTGACCATTCTCCGATGTGCCCTGCGGCTGCTGGGGTTATGCCCAGAGCAATATGGTGTGCATTCCTTCTGGCTGGGgactgctgccactgctgcacGCTGTGGGTATCCCAGGGAAGATGTCACTCGCCTAGCAAGATGGCCCTGTGTGATGCCAGAGAGATCATAG